In the genome of Nocardioides palaemonis, the window ACGACCCGGTCGAGCAGCACGCCGGCCGCGGCGATCGCCTCCAGGCGCGCCTCGAGCTCGCGCCGCACCGTGGCGACGACACCGTCGGGGCCGTAGTCGGTGAAGTCGCGCATCCGGTCGGCGTGGGCGCGCCAGTGCATGGCGACGTAGGTGGCGCCGGTGTCCGCGACGACGTCGAGGACCGCCGGGTCGGCGAGGCCACCCGAGACGTCGTTGACGATCCGCGCACCGGCGGCGACCGCGGCGGCGGCGACCTCGTGGCGCATCGTGTCGACCGAGACGACGGCGCCGTCGGCGGCCAGCTCTCGGATCACCGGGACGACCCGGTCGAGCTCCTCGGCCACCAGCGGCCGGGTGGCTCCCGGCCGGGTCGACTCGCCGCCGATGTCGAGGACGTCCGCGCCCTGCTCGCGCAGCAGCCGGCCGTGGGCGACGGCGGCCTCGGTGGTGTCCCACCGGCCGCCGTCGGAGAAGGAGTCGGGGGTGACGTTGACGATCCCCATGACCCGGGGCGCCCCGGGCGTGTGCGGCTCGGAGCGCCCGGTCACCTGGTGCCTGAGCGGATCAGCGCCATCGCCTCGGCGCGCGTGGCCTGGTTGCTCAGGAAGGTCCCGCGCACCGCGGAGGTGATCGTGCGGGCGCCGGCCTTGCGCACGCCGCGCATGGTCATGCACAGGTGCTCGGCCTCGATCACCACGATCACGCCGCGGGCGTCGAGGATCTCGACCAGCGAGTCGGCGACCTGCGTGGTCAGCCGCTCCTGGACCTGCGGGCGCTTGGCGTAGACGTCGACGAGGCGGGCCAGCTTGGACAGGCCGGTGATCTTGCCGGTCTCGGCCGGGATGTAGCCCACGTGGGCGACGCCGGTGAACGGGACGAGGTGGTGCTCGCACATCGACCACAGCTCGATGTCGCGGACCAGCACGATCTCCTCGTGGCCGAGGTCGAAGGTGGTGGTGAGGACGTCGCGCGCGGTCTGGCGCAGGCCTTGGGTCATCTCGGCGTAGGCCCGCGCGACGCGTGCCGGGGTGTCCAGCAGCCCCTCGCGCTCGGGGTCCTCGCCCATCGCGGCCAGCAGCTCGCGGACCGCCGCCTCCGCGCGGGCGTGGTCGAACTGCGGGACGTCCTCGGGTGCCCGCTCGGGCATCGTGATCGGGTCGGTCACGGGGCGTCCGGGTGGGGCGGGGTCGAGGCGTCCGGCCCGACCGCGGGACCACCGTGGACGTCGCCGCCCGCGCCGGGCGGCGTCAGCACCGCACCGGCGGTGGACTCCTCCGGGGCGCTGCCGGCGAGGGCACGGTCGCGGATCTCCTGCGGGATGTCGACCGGCGGGATCGACGAGGGCACCCGCTCCGGCGAGCCGGTCCACGCGGGGCGGGCCGGGCGCCGGGTGAGGGGCTCGAAGATCTCGGCGATCTCGGCCTTGTCGAGGGTCTCCTTGTCGAGCAGCGCGAGGACCAGGGCGTCGAGCACGTCGCGGTTGGTCTCGAGGATCTCGAAGGCCTCCTGGTGGGCGTGGCCCAGCAGGGTCTTGACCTCCTCGTCGACCGCCGCGGCGGTCTCCTCGGAGTAGTTGCGGGTGTGGCCCATGTCGCGGCCGAGGAACGGCTCGGAGTTGCTGTCGCCGAGCTTGACCGCGCCGAGGCGCTCGGTCATGCCGTACTGGGTCACCATCGCGCGGGCGAGGTTGGTGGCCTTCTCGATGTCGTTGCCGGCGCCCGACGTGACGTCGTGGAAGATCAGCGCCTCCGCGGCCATGCCGCCGAGCATGTAGGCCAGCGAGTCGAGCATCTCGCTGCGGGTCTGGCTGTACTTGTCGCGGTCGGGCAGCACCATCGTGTAGCCGAGCGCGCGACCGCGCGGGAGGATCGTCACCTTGTGCACCGGGTCGGTGCCGGGGAGCGCCGCCGCGACGAGCGCGTGGCCGCCCTCGTGGTAGGCGGTGATCAGCTTCTCGCGCTCGCTCATCAGGCGCGTACGCCGCTGCGGGCCCGCGATGACGCGGTCGATCGCCTCGTCGAGGGAGGCGTCGGTGATGAGCTTGGCGTTGCCGCGCGCGGTCAGCAGCGCGGCCTCGTTGAGCACGTTGGCGAGGTCGGCGCCGGTGAAGCCGGGCGTACGTCGCGCGATGGCCAGCAGGTCGATGTCGGGCGCGATCGGCTTGCCACGCGAGTGCACCTTGAGGATCTGGTGGCGGCCGTCGAGGTCAGGGGCGTCGACCTGCACCTGGCGGTCGAAGCGGCCCGGGCGCAGCAGGGCGGGGTCGAGCACGTCGGGGCGGTTGGTCGCGGCGATGAGGATCACGCCGCCGCGCACGTCGAAGCCGTCCATCTCGACGAGGAGCTGGTTGAGCGTCTGCTCGCGCTCGTCGTGGCCGCCGCCCATGCCGGCGCCGCGGTGGCGGCCGACGGCGTCGATCTCGTCGATGAAGACGATGGCCGGCGGGTTCTCCTTGGCCTGCTCGAACAGGTCGCGCACCCGGCTGGCACCCACGCCGACGAACATCTCGACGAAGTCGGAGCCGGAGATGGAGTAGAACGGCACGCCCGCCTCGCCGGCGACGGCGCGCGCGAGGAGGGTCTTGCCGGTGCCGGGCGGGCCGTAGAGCAGCACGCCCTTGGGGATCTTGGCGCCGACGGCCTGGAACTTGGCCGGGTCGGTGAGGAACTCCTTGATCTCGCCGAGCTCCTCGATCGCCTCCTGGCAGCCGGCGACGTCGCTGAACGTCGTCTTCGGCATGTCCTTGGTGATCAGCTTGGCCTTGGACTTGGCGAACTGCATGACGCCCCGGCCGCCGCCGCCCTGCGCCTGGTTCATCAGGAAGATGAAGAGCAGGATGATCAGCGCGAACGGCAGCAGCGTGGCGAGGAGCGAGCCGAGGAAGCTCGGCTGCGGCATGTCGCCGTTGTAGCTCTTCAGGTCACCGGCGGCGAGCTGCTTGTTGATGGAGGCGAAGAGCTCCTCCTGCTGGCCGTCGGCGTAGTGGGTGACGACCTTGTCGCCGGCGTCACGGGTGCCCTCGTCGAGGGTGGCCCGGATCTCGAAGTCGACGCCGTTGAGCTCGATCTCGTCGACCTGGCCCTTGTCGATGTAGGAGGTCATGGTCGAGGTCTTGACCTCGTCGTAGCCGTCGTTGGGCGCGAGGAACTGGATCGCCAGCAGCACCACGAAGGCGGACAGGACGATCCACAGCCAAGGGCCCTTGAATATGCGCTTCACAGGCAACTTTCACCGGTTCGGGGTTGAGGAGGCGACGCTACACGTCACCAGGACCCACATTCTTCCAGCCGGGGTGAAGCGGGGCGACCCGTTCGCACCACGGCGGGGTGGGCGTCAGGAGTAGACGTGGGGGGCGAGGGTGCCGATGTCGCGCAGGTTGCGGTACTTCTCGCGGTAGTCGAGGCCGTAGCCGACGACGAACTCGTTGGGGATGTCCCAGCCGACGTACTTCGGCTCGACCGGC includes:
- the folP gene encoding dihydropteroate synthase, translating into MGIVNVTPDSFSDGGRWDTTEAAVAHGRLLREQGADVLDIGGESTRPGATRPLVAEELDRVVPVIRELAADGAVVSVDTMRHEVAAAAVAAGARIVNDVSGGLADPAVLDVVADTGATYVAMHWRAHADRMRDFTDYGPDGVVATVRRELEARLEAIAAAGVLLDRVVLDPGLGFAKQPAHNWELLASLDVLQGLGRPVLVGASRKSFLGTLLADDDGPRPVDGREHAHAALVALLASRGVDYLRVHDVRATRDALAVVAAMEESR
- the folE gene encoding GTP cyclohydrolase I FolE, yielding MPERAPEDVPQFDHARAEAAVRELLAAMGEDPEREGLLDTPARVARAYAEMTQGLRQTARDVLTTTFDLGHEEIVLVRDIELWSMCEHHLVPFTGVAHVGYIPAETGKITGLSKLARLVDVYAKRPQVQERLTTQVADSLVEILDARGVIVVIEAEHLCMTMRGVRKAGARTITSAVRGTFLSNQATRAEAMALIRSGTR
- the ftsH gene encoding ATP-dependent zinc metalloprotease FtsH, with amino-acid sequence MKRIFKGPWLWIVLSAFVVLLAIQFLAPNDGYDEVKTSTMTSYIDKGQVDEIELNGVDFEIRATLDEGTRDAGDKVVTHYADGQQEELFASINKQLAAGDLKSYNGDMPQPSFLGSLLATLLPFALIILLFIFLMNQAQGGGGRGVMQFAKSKAKLITKDMPKTTFSDVAGCQEAIEELGEIKEFLTDPAKFQAVGAKIPKGVLLYGPPGTGKTLLARAVAGEAGVPFYSISGSDFVEMFVGVGASRVRDLFEQAKENPPAIVFIDEIDAVGRHRGAGMGGGHDEREQTLNQLLVEMDGFDVRGGVILIAATNRPDVLDPALLRPGRFDRQVQVDAPDLDGRHQILKVHSRGKPIAPDIDLLAIARRTPGFTGADLANVLNEAALLTARGNAKLITDASLDEAIDRVIAGPQRRTRLMSEREKLITAYHEGGHALVAAALPGTDPVHKVTILPRGRALGYTMVLPDRDKYSQTRSEMLDSLAYMLGGMAAEALIFHDVTSGAGNDIEKATNLARAMVTQYGMTERLGAVKLGDSNSEPFLGRDMGHTRNYSEETAAAVDEEVKTLLGHAHQEAFEILETNRDVLDALVLALLDKETLDKAEIAEIFEPLTRRPARPAWTGSPERVPSSIPPVDIPQEIRDRALAGSAPEESTAGAVLTPPGAGGDVHGGPAVGPDASTPPHPDAP